A single window of Streptomyces sp. NBC_00464 DNA harbors:
- a CDS encoding DUF1996 domain-containing protein, with protein sequence MLFFRHRRTGEDSRRRTLPSRRHRTAALVAAALALSFLQAATGSASAGPDTGIAPTAKAAADVVRVAEFLAECPYTHRAPDDPIVFPGLPGASHMHSFFGNDSTNGNSDLASLEKARTSCAPDTDLSSYWVPTLYNGDTEVEPTGTTFYYLGEGVRDDVIQRIQPFPRGLRIVAGNAKATGPDDNTISRWSCLHHGEVNPSHDFVNCPADAMLESYLDFPQCWNGKDLDSADHKSHMAYPVGGECPSTHPVPVPKLRQVLRYPVNGDPARFRLASGPGYTMHGDFFNVWPEAEMAQRVRDCINAIVKCGADGTP encoded by the coding sequence GTGCTCTTCTTCCGTCATCGACGCACCGGTGAAGACAGCCGCCGCAGAACCCTTCCGTCCCGGCGCCACCGCACGGCGGCACTCGTCGCCGCCGCGCTCGCCCTGTCCTTCCTCCAGGCGGCCACCGGCAGCGCGTCCGCCGGGCCGGACACCGGGATCGCCCCCACCGCCAAGGCCGCTGCGGACGTCGTCCGGGTCGCCGAGTTCCTCGCCGAATGCCCGTACACCCACCGGGCGCCCGACGACCCGATCGTCTTCCCCGGGCTGCCCGGGGCCTCGCACATGCACAGCTTCTTCGGCAACGACTCGACGAACGGCAACTCCGACCTCGCCTCACTGGAGAAGGCCAGGACCAGTTGCGCACCGGACACGGACCTGTCGTCGTACTGGGTGCCGACCCTGTACAACGGCGACACGGAGGTCGAACCCACCGGCACGACCTTCTACTACCTGGGCGAAGGCGTCCGGGACGACGTCATCCAGCGGATCCAGCCCTTCCCCCGGGGACTGCGGATCGTCGCGGGGAACGCCAAGGCGACCGGCCCCGACGACAACACGATCTCGCGCTGGTCGTGCCTGCACCACGGCGAGGTCAACCCGTCCCACGACTTCGTGAACTGCCCGGCGGACGCGATGCTGGAGTCGTATCTGGACTTCCCGCAGTGCTGGAACGGCAAGGACCTCGACTCGGCCGACCACAAGAGCCACATGGCCTACCCGGTCGGTGGTGAATGCCCGTCGACCCACCCGGTGCCGGTTCCCAAGCTGCGCCAGGTGCTGCGGTATCCCGTCAACGGCGACCCGGCGCGGTTCCGACTGGCGTCCGGTCCCGGCTACACGATGCACGGCGACTTCTTCAACGTGTGGCCCGAGGCCGAGATGGCGCAGCGTGTCCGCGACTGCATCAACGCCATCGTGAAGTGCGGTGCCGACGGCACCCCCTGA
- a CDS encoding DUF305 domain-containing protein: MTKAARATAVLSLLLLLAGCAAPANAPSPSASAPPAPAPPLSVPADPTDAAWVQLMTPMNAQAVALLSLAGQRADDPRIRSWAAALRSAQNDELARLRPLLARMGLPDTNVHKGHDMPGMVTEHDLEHARTVEGGAFDRFLVAQIRDHLRQSAQVSRSETKAGTRPDARRLAAALVSARRAELDRLTRLSARTG, encoded by the coding sequence ATGACGAAGGCGGCCCGCGCCACCGCTGTGCTGTCCCTGCTTCTGCTCCTGGCCGGCTGCGCGGCCCCGGCGAACGCGCCGAGCCCGTCCGCGTCCGCTCCCCCGGCCCCCGCTCCCCCGCTCTCCGTTCCGGCCGATCCGACGGATGCCGCCTGGGTCCAGTTGATGACCCCGATGAACGCGCAGGCCGTGGCGCTGCTCTCGCTCGCCGGGCAACGGGCGGATGATCCCCGGATACGGAGTTGGGCGGCCGCCCTGCGGTCTGCCCAGAACGACGAACTCGCCCGGCTGCGACCGCTGCTGGCCCGGATGGGGCTGCCGGACACCAATGTGCACAAGGGGCACGACATGCCGGGGATGGTGACGGAGCACGATCTCGAGCACGCCCGAACCGTCGAGGGCGGGGCATTCGACCGCTTCCTGGTGGCGCAGATCCGCGACCATCTGCGCCAGTCCGCGCAGGTCTCGCGCTCCGAGACGAAGGCCGGCACCCGCCCGGACGCCCGACGGCTCGCCGCAGCCCTGGTGTCGGCCCGCCGGGCCGAACTCGACCGGCTGACAAGGCTGTCGGCACGCACCGGCTGA
- a CDS encoding LacI family DNA-binding transcriptional regulator produces the protein MTADAPMPARPATLEDVAGVAGVSRATVSRVINGATTVDPALRRMVEEAVDATGYVPNRAARSLVTRRTDSIALVVSERERRLVSEPFVGRMFSDPYFGRVVGGLLDVLRPAGIQLVLMLADDQESRDQLLSYLRHGHVDGVVLISSHADDPLPGLLHDTRLPAVLAGQPRRPTPITYVEADQRAGAQLAADHLASLGRRRIGTVSGPQDMPAGQARLTGFLDALAAHGIRDVAAAEGDFTHAGGAAAMRRLLADRPDLDAVFIASDLMALGAIPVLLRAGKDVPGDVALVGFDDSSAALACDPPLTTVRQPVEEMSAEMARLLLKQIGRPGVPAPSVIFHPTLVRRQSA, from the coding sequence ATGACTGCCGACGCGCCGATGCCCGCCCGCCCCGCCACGCTGGAGGACGTCGCCGGGGTGGCCGGGGTGTCCCGGGCGACGGTGTCCCGGGTGATCAACGGGGCGACCACCGTGGACCCGGCGCTGCGACGGATGGTCGAGGAGGCGGTGGACGCCACCGGGTACGTGCCCAACCGTGCTGCCCGCTCGCTGGTGACCCGGCGCACCGACTCGATCGCACTCGTCGTCTCGGAACGCGAGCGACGTCTGGTGTCGGAGCCCTTCGTGGGCCGGATGTTCTCCGATCCGTACTTCGGGCGGGTGGTCGGCGGACTGCTCGACGTCCTGCGCCCGGCGGGCATCCAGCTGGTGCTGATGCTGGCCGACGACCAGGAGTCCCGCGACCAGTTGCTGTCCTACCTGCGCCACGGGCATGTGGACGGGGTGGTGCTGATCTCGTCGCACGCGGACGATCCGCTCCCGGGACTGCTGCACGACACCCGGCTGCCCGCCGTGCTCGCCGGACAGCCCCGCAGGCCGACGCCGATCACCTACGTCGAGGCGGACCAGCGGGCCGGGGCCCAGCTGGCGGCCGATCACCTGGCTTCGCTGGGCCGTCGTCGGATCGGCACCGTGTCGGGCCCGCAGGACATGCCGGCCGGTCAGGCACGGCTCACGGGCTTCCTGGACGCGCTCGCCGCGCACGGCATCCGGGACGTGGCCGCCGCCGAGGGCGACTTCACCCATGCGGGCGGGGCGGCGGCGATGCGGCGGCTGCTCGCGGACCGCCCGGACCTGGACGCGGTGTTCATCGCGTCGGACCTGATGGCCCTGGGTGCCATTCCGGTGCTGTTGCGGGCCGGCAAGGACGTCCCCGGGGATGTCGCCCTCGTCGGGTTCGACGACAGCAGTGCGGCCCTGGCCTGCGATCCGCCGCTGACGACGGTCCGGCAGCCGGTGGAGGAGATGTCGGCGGAGATGGCCCGGCTGCTGCTGAAGCAGATCGGCAGGCCCGGTGTGCCGGCGCCGTCCGTGATCTTCCATCCCACGCTGGTCCGGCGGCAGTCGGCCTGA
- a CDS encoding phage holin family protein, whose translation MRVIVVWAVSTLTLLLLAGILPDFQLQSDDGDSVTKTAFTAAWGAGAFGLLSALVWPVLVRALLIVPAFVLGMLVFFLNGSLLLIALWLIPDGRGAAAPETAVVVAAVMSAVASATSTALAVRDDNAYRRRLSRLAQRRRRRSGTSGEGGDGPPGTVFIQLDGVGHDVLAQAAADGLMPTVARWLADTGGHRLTPWRTDWSSQTGASQLGILHGSNHDIPAFRWYEKETGDVMVSSRPASALELQRRAIVRTRDGGLLTLDGASRGNLFSGGADQLALVLSMAARRGKGRRSRAGYFAYFSDPANAVRTALSFVAEVGREIGQSTRARIRKETPRIKRGGLYPFIRAFATVVERDVVVSAVIGDMFAGRTAVYADLVAYDEVAHHSGPRSRDAEKVLARLDRSLALIVKVAEHTPRTYRIVLLSDHGQSPGETFAGAYGLTLKDLVRAGSGLPVPRRAQRTRSGSEARDAVRIALHRPVAVGEEKQVAKASDPVVLASGNLGLIAFPDIEGRASQEQLDRRHPALLGTLANHPGIGFLLVRSERDGSVVLGRDGARVPVAELKDGQGPLAAFGPGAADAIRRTDTFPHVADVMVNSMYDPETGTVHAFEEQIGSHGGLGGEQSRPFLLWPRGMTDPLDAAAAEGGERAAELVGAETVHRVLKRWLHEVSGPQVPVRREDGRGRGTGRRTVRSQGNEPGNGLSALPGPSDTETDAGSGARG comes from the coding sequence ATGCGGGTGATCGTGGTGTGGGCGGTATCGACCCTCACCCTGCTGCTGCTCGCCGGGATTCTGCCGGACTTCCAGCTCCAGTCGGACGACGGCGACAGCGTGACCAAGACCGCGTTCACCGCGGCCTGGGGCGCGGGCGCCTTCGGTCTGCTCTCGGCACTGGTCTGGCCGGTGCTCGTACGGGCCCTGCTCATCGTGCCCGCCTTCGTCCTCGGCATGCTGGTCTTCTTCCTCAACGGCTCGCTGCTCCTGATCGCGCTGTGGCTCATCCCGGACGGGCGGGGCGCCGCCGCCCCGGAGACGGCCGTCGTCGTCGCGGCCGTCATGTCCGCCGTCGCCTCCGCGACCTCCACGGCACTCGCCGTCCGTGACGACAACGCCTACCGCCGCAGACTCTCGCGCCTGGCCCAACGACGCCGCCGCCGCAGCGGCACCAGCGGTGAGGGCGGCGACGGGCCGCCCGGCACCGTCTTCATCCAGCTCGACGGAGTCGGCCACGACGTACTCGCACAGGCCGCCGCCGACGGACTCATGCCGACCGTCGCGCGCTGGCTGGCCGACACCGGGGGCCACCGGCTCACCCCATGGCGCACCGACTGGTCCAGCCAGACCGGGGCCAGCCAGCTCGGCATCCTGCACGGCAGCAACCACGACATCCCCGCCTTCCGCTGGTACGAGAAGGAGACCGGCGACGTCATGGTCTCCAGCAGACCGGCGAGCGCCCTCGAACTGCAGCGCCGCGCCATCGTGCGCACCCGCGACGGCGGACTGCTCACCCTCGACGGAGCCAGCCGCGGCAACCTCTTCAGCGGCGGCGCCGACCAGCTCGCCCTCGTCCTGTCGATGGCCGCCCGGCGGGGCAAGGGCAGACGCTCCAGAGCCGGATACTTCGCCTACTTCTCCGATCCCGCCAACGCCGTCCGTACCGCGCTCTCGTTCGTCGCCGAGGTCGGCCGCGAGATCGGCCAGTCGACCCGGGCCCGGATCCGCAAGGAGACGCCCCGGATCAAGCGCGGCGGGCTCTACCCCTTCATCCGGGCCTTCGCGACCGTCGTCGAACGCGATGTGGTGGTCTCCGCCGTCATAGGGGACATGTTCGCGGGCCGGACCGCCGTCTACGCCGACCTGGTGGCGTACGACGAGGTGGCCCACCATTCGGGGCCGCGCAGCCGGGACGCCGAGAAGGTCCTCGCCCGGCTGGACCGCTCGCTCGCCCTGATCGTCAAGGTCGCCGAACACACCCCCCGCACCTACCGCATCGTGCTCCTGTCCGACCACGGACAGAGCCCGGGGGAGACCTTCGCGGGGGCGTACGGGCTCACGCTCAAGGACCTGGTGCGGGCGGGCAGCGGACTGCCGGTGCCCCGAAGGGCCCAGCGCACCCGGAGCGGCTCCGAGGCACGCGACGCGGTCCGGATCGCGCTCCACCGGCCGGTCGCCGTGGGCGAGGAGAAGCAGGTGGCGAAGGCCTCCGACCCGGTCGTCCTCGCCTCCGGCAACCTCGGCCTGATCGCCTTCCCCGACATCGAGGGCCGCGCCTCGCAGGAGCAGCTCGACCGCCGCCACCCCGCCCTGCTCGGCACGCTCGCCAACCACCCCGGCATCGGCTTCCTGCTCGTCCGCAGCGAGCGCGACGGATCGGTGGTGCTGGGCCGCGACGGCGCGCGGGTGCCGGTGGCGGAGCTGAAGGACGGACAGGGCCCGCTGGCCGCCTTCGGCCCGGGCGCTGCCGACGCGATCCGGCGCACCGACACGTTTCCGCACGTCGCGGATGTGATGGTCAACTCGATGTACGACCCCGAGACCGGCACCGTGCACGCCTTCGAGGAGCAGATCGGCTCGCACGGCGGTCTGGGCGGCGAGCAGTCCCGGCCGTTCCTGCTGTGGCCGCGCGGAATGACGGACCCGCTGGACGCGGCCGCCGCCGAGGGCGGGGAGCGGGCGGCCGAACTGGTCGGCGCGGAGACGGTGCACCGGGTCCTGAAGCGCTGGCTGCACGAGGTCTCGGGACCGCAGGTGCCGGTGCGGCGGGAGGACGGGCGGGGCCGCGGGACGGGGCGCCGGACCGTACGGAGCCAGGGGAACGAGCCCGGGAACGGCCTCTCCGCTCTCCCCGGCCCTTCCGACACGGAGACGGACGCGGGCAGCGGCGCGCGGGGCTGA
- a CDS encoding MBL fold metallo-hydrolase, which translates to MPVEITWWGHATCTIEDSGVRVLTDPLFVRRFAHLRRRRGELPGPTAAVADVVLISHLHSDHLHLPSLARVAPGARLVVPLGAVRAVPGLRLLRRMRGVRITEVVAGDEVRVGEVVIRAVPALHDGRRLPVGPHRSPALGYVVEGEARTYFAGDTGLFDDMAQAVGPVDVALLPVGGWGPYLGHSHLDAARAAEALARLAPRAAVPVHYGTYWPIGMDGIRPHEFHSPGDEFVRQAALRAPEVAVHRLAHGEHVRPGAAG; encoded by the coding sequence GTGCCGGTGGAGATCACCTGGTGGGGTCATGCCACCTGCACCATCGAGGATTCCGGGGTGCGGGTCCTGACGGACCCCCTTTTCGTACGGCGCTTCGCGCATCTGCGCCGGCGCCGCGGTGAGCTGCCCGGTCCGACGGCAGCGGTCGCCGATGTCGTCCTGATCTCGCATCTGCACTCCGACCATCTGCATCTGCCGTCCCTGGCCCGCGTCGCCCCGGGTGCCCGGCTGGTCGTCCCGCTGGGGGCGGTCCGGGCGGTTCCGGGGCTCCGGCTGCTGCGCCGGATGCGAGGGGTGCGGATCACCGAGGTGGTGGCGGGCGACGAGGTGCGTGTCGGCGAGGTGGTGATCCGGGCCGTGCCGGCGCTGCACGACGGGCGGCGTCTCCCGGTCGGCCCGCACCGCTCCCCCGCGCTCGGATACGTCGTGGAGGGCGAGGCGCGCACGTATTTCGCCGGGGACACCGGGCTCTTCGACGACATGGCGCAAGCGGTCGGCCCGGTGGACGTGGCCCTGCTGCCGGTCGGCGGCTGGGGACCGTACCTCGGGCACAGTCACCTCGACGCGGCGCGCGCGGCCGAGGCGCTGGCCCGGCTCGCGCCGCGCGCGGCGGTGCCGGTGCACTACGGCACGTACTGGCCGATCGGGATGGACGGGATCCGGCCCCACGAGTTCCACTCGCCGGGTGACGAGTTCGTCCGCCAGGCGGCGCTGCGGGCGCCCGAGGTGGCGGTCCACCGGCTGGCGCACGGCGAGCACGTGCGGCCGGGAGCCGCCGGGTGA
- a CDS encoding DedA family protein, with protein MVDFLRQTATLPPESTQQAVGYPSLFLLVALGALVPVVPTGALVSSAAVVAFHQSAPFSLLIVVAVASSAAFLGDICLYWLGQRGVRSKNGSKWLRAISDRAAPERLAQAQQKLDEHGAMVLVLSRLVPAGRIPVMLACLLGRMPLRRFARGDVPACLAWAATYQLIGILGGSLFPEPWQGVVAAVGLTLLISGAPAVWRRLRARSGR; from the coding sequence ATAGTCGACTTCCTCAGACAGACGGCGACGCTGCCCCCGGAGTCGACGCAGCAGGCGGTCGGCTATCCCTCGCTGTTCCTGCTGGTGGCGCTGGGCGCGCTGGTTCCCGTGGTGCCGACGGGTGCCCTGGTGAGTTCGGCGGCCGTGGTGGCGTTCCATCAGTCGGCACCGTTCTCGCTGCTGATCGTCGTCGCGGTGGCGTCGTCCGCGGCGTTCCTCGGAGACATCTGCCTGTACTGGCTGGGGCAGCGCGGGGTCCGGTCGAAGAACGGTTCCAAGTGGCTGCGGGCGATCAGCGACCGGGCCGCGCCGGAGCGGCTCGCGCAGGCGCAGCAGAAGCTCGACGAGCACGGGGCGATGGTGCTGGTGCTGTCCCGGCTGGTGCCGGCGGGGCGCATCCCGGTGATGCTGGCGTGCCTGCTGGGCCGGATGCCGCTCAGGCGGTTCGCCCGGGGCGATGTGCCGGCGTGTCTGGCGTGGGCCGCCACGTATCAGCTGATCGGAATCCTGGGCGGCTCGCTGTTCCCGGAGCCGTGGCAGGGCGTGGTGGCGGCGGTGGGCCTGACGCTTCTGATCAGCGGGGCGCCGGCAGTGTGGCGCCGGCTGCGTGCACGGTCCGGCCGGTGA
- a CDS encoding aminotransferase class I/II-fold pyridoxal phosphate-dependent enzyme — MGRERTGRQGRGGPGVREDRGPVRYGPPAPGPGLPVLPELAEVLAAAAADGEPEPAGGSAALREAARAYWDRRGLHGGPEHIAAAPGTSPLVLALIAAHGGDVLMPRPCPASWIPQARLLGRPAYQVPTPAECGGVPDPYALLETVRRVRAEGGRPRLLLISVVDDPTATVAPPELVREACEAAVAEGLHIVSDETWCDTLHRPHDTVLLSPAEMCPDDVTVVSDLAGALTPSAWPVAVARFPDTERSAARHARTLDILTALGALVAGPVAAAAAHALREPDAVTQRIRRAAALQARIAAAAHRAVLASGALARPPQAGRHLYADLGPLRSRLAARGVTDSLELEEYLTARLGAPVPGGHRFGDELGALRVRLGTGSLLGSTPEQQTESLTAAEPLELPHVAAALSRFRAALDELR; from the coding sequence ATGGGCCGGGAGCGGACCGGACGTCAGGGGCGCGGCGGGCCAGGGGTCCGGGAGGACCGCGGACCCGTACGGTACGGACCGCCCGCGCCCGGCCCCGGACTGCCGGTCCTGCCCGAACTCGCCGAGGTGCTGGCGGCCGCGGCGGCCGACGGCGAACCCGAACCGGCCGGCGGATCGGCGGCCCTGCGCGAGGCGGCCCGCGCCTACTGGGACCGGCGCGGACTGCACGGCGGCCCCGAGCACATCGCCGCCGCGCCGGGCACCTCCCCGCTGGTGCTCGCCCTGATCGCGGCGCACGGCGGCGACGTACTGATGCCGCGCCCCTGCCCCGCCTCCTGGATCCCGCAGGCCCGGCTGCTGGGCAGGCCCGCCTACCAGGTCCCGACCCCCGCCGAGTGCGGCGGTGTGCCCGACCCGTACGCACTCCTGGAGACCGTGCGCAGGGTGCGCGCCGAGGGAGGCAGGCCGCGGCTCCTCCTCATCTCGGTGGTGGACGACCCCACCGCCACGGTCGCCCCGCCGGAACTGGTGCGTGAGGCGTGCGAGGCGGCCGTCGCCGAAGGGCTGCACATCGTCAGCGACGAGACATGGTGCGACACCCTGCACCGGCCCCACGACACGGTGCTCCTCAGCCCGGCCGAGATGTGCCCCGACGACGTGACGGTCGTCTCCGACCTGGCCGGCGCCCTGACCCCGTCGGCCTGGCCGGTCGCCGTCGCCCGCTTCCCGGACACCGAGCGGTCGGCGGCGCGCCACGCCCGTACGCTCGACATCCTCACCGCGCTCGGCGCCCTCGTCGCCGGCCCGGTCGCGGCGGCGGCCGCCCATGCGCTGCGCGAACCGGACGCCGTCACCCAGCGGATCCGCCGGGCCGCCGCGCTCCAGGCACGGATCGCGGCGGCTGCCCACCGGGCGGTCCTGGCCTCCGGCGCGCTGGCCCGTCCCCCGCAGGCCGGCCGCCACCTGTACGCGGACCTCGGCCCGCTCCGCTCCCGGCTCGCAGCCCGCGGGGTCACCGACTCGCTGGAGCTGGAGGAGTACCTGACGGCCCGGCTCGGCGCACCGGTCCCCGGCGGCCACCGCTTCGGTGACGAACTGGGTGCGCTGCGGGTACGGCTGGGCACCGGATCGCTGCTCGGGTCGACCCCGGAGCAGCAGACGGAGTCCCTCACCGCCGCGGAGCCACTCGAACTGCCGCATGTCGCGGCGGCCCTGAGCCGGTTCCGGGCGGCCCTCGACGAACTCCGCTGA
- a CDS encoding mandelate racemase/muconate lactonizing enzyme family protein, whose amino-acid sequence MRITGISTHVVGTPWRNLTYVQVHTDEGLTGVGETRMLGRTDALIGYLREAEANHIAGSDPFAVEDLVRRMKYGDYGRAGEIVMSGIAVVEMACWDIKGKALGVPVWQLLGGKVTDRVKAYANGWYTTERTPEAYHKAASAVVARGYRALKIDPFGTGHFELGQEETRYSVSLIEAVRDAIGPDTELMLEMHGRFSPSTAVRIAHEMAPFRPAWLEEPVPPENLKALAKVAGKVDMPIATGERIHDRIEFRELFESQAADIIQPDVGHIGGILETRKLAATAETHYTLIAPHNVGGSVLTAASLQVAGCTPNFKILEHFNDFADADIKKVVKGAPQVDPETGCFELSDAPGLGVELDVDAAAEFPQQQARFDLWADGWEKRQPK is encoded by the coding sequence GTGCGTATCACCGGAATCAGCACACATGTGGTCGGAACACCCTGGCGCAACCTCACCTATGTGCAGGTCCATACCGACGAGGGTCTCACCGGCGTGGGCGAGACCCGGATGCTCGGTCGCACCGATGCGCTCATCGGCTATCTGCGCGAGGCGGAGGCCAACCACATCGCCGGTTCGGACCCGTTCGCCGTCGAGGACCTGGTACGCCGGATGAAGTACGGCGACTACGGGCGGGCAGGCGAGATCGTGATGTCCGGCATCGCGGTCGTCGAGATGGCCTGCTGGGACATCAAGGGCAAGGCACTCGGCGTCCCGGTCTGGCAGTTGCTCGGCGGGAAGGTCACCGACCGGGTCAAGGCGTACGCCAACGGCTGGTACACGACCGAGCGGACCCCGGAGGCGTATCACAAGGCCGCGTCGGCGGTCGTCGCGCGCGGCTACCGGGCGCTGAAGATCGACCCGTTCGGGACGGGCCACTTCGAGCTGGGCCAGGAGGAGACCCGGTACTCCGTATCGCTGATCGAGGCGGTCCGGGATGCCATCGGCCCGGACACCGAGCTGATGCTGGAGATGCACGGCCGTTTCAGCCCCTCGACGGCGGTGCGGATCGCCCACGAAATGGCTCCGTTCCGGCCGGCCTGGCTGGAGGAGCCGGTGCCGCCGGAGAACCTCAAGGCGCTCGCCAAGGTGGCGGGCAAGGTCGACATGCCGATCGCGACGGGTGAGCGCATCCATGACCGCATCGAGTTCCGCGAGCTCTTCGAGTCGCAGGCCGCCGACATCATCCAGCCGGACGTCGGCCACATCGGCGGCATCCTGGAGACCCGGAAGCTCGCCGCGACGGCCGAGACCCACTACACGCTGATCGCCCCGCACAACGTCGGCGGCTCGGTGCTGACGGCTGCCAGCCTCCAGGTCGCGGGCTGCACACCCAACTTCAAGATTCTTGAGCACTTCAACGACTTCGCGGACGCCGACATCAAGAAGGTCGTGAAGGGTGCGCCGCAGGTCGACCCGGAGACCGGCTGCTTCGAGCTGTCCGACGCCCCCGGTCTCGGCGTGGAGCTCGATGTGGACGCCGCCGCCGAATTCCCGCAGCAGCAGGCCCGGTTCGACCTGTGGGCCGACGGCTGGGAGAAGAGGCAGCCCAAGTGA
- a CDS encoding zinc-dependent alcohol dehydrogenase: MGDGPARSRAITIDRPGKHRLTSGPVPEPGPGEVRVRVAAAGICMSDREVYDGHRDPGYVRYPVVPGHEWSGTVEAVGPGVDPALTGRRTVAEGFRSCGSCERCRSGETSLCTSGYDETGFTRPGAFADHVVLPARLLHPLADDADLRAAALLEPAAVVAAAVRAGAPEPGERIAVVGAGTLGLLAVQLLAAVSPGELTVIDPRDERARQALLFGASEALAPKEAAEVHGRYDLVVETAGAATTAADACLLARRGGRVVLTGMFAPGAVGIDPVHLSLSQLTVRSVFGASSASWSYAVRAFTAGLLDPAALITHEFPLERFAEAVALVGGGGAGTGKVLMRP; the protein is encoded by the coding sequence GTGGGCGACGGACCCGCCCGCTCACGGGCGATCACGATCGACCGGCCGGGCAAGCACCGGCTGACCTCCGGACCGGTCCCGGAGCCCGGCCCCGGCGAGGTCCGGGTGCGGGTGGCCGCGGCCGGGATCTGTATGAGCGACCGGGAGGTGTACGACGGCCATCGCGACCCTGGTTACGTGCGCTACCCGGTGGTGCCCGGTCATGAGTGGTCGGGCACCGTCGAGGCGGTGGGACCCGGCGTCGATCCCGCCCTGACCGGCCGGCGCACGGTCGCGGAGGGCTTCCGTTCCTGCGGGAGCTGCGAGCGCTGCCGCAGCGGTGAGACCTCGCTGTGCACCTCGGGGTACGACGAGACGGGCTTCACCCGGCCCGGGGCCTTCGCCGACCATGTCGTGCTGCCCGCACGGCTGTTGCACCCGTTGGCCGACGACGCGGACCTGCGGGCCGCCGCACTGCTGGAGCCCGCGGCCGTGGTCGCGGCGGCGGTGCGGGCCGGGGCGCCGGAGCCGGGTGAGCGGATCGCCGTGGTGGGCGCGGGCACGCTCGGGCTGCTCGCGGTCCAGCTGCTGGCCGCGGTGTCGCCCGGGGAGCTTACGGTGATCGACCCGAGGGACGAACGGGCCCGCCAGGCGCTGCTGTTCGGGGCGAGCGAGGCCCTGGCACCCAAGGAGGCCGCGGAGGTGCACGGCCGGTACGACCTGGTGGTGGAGACGGCCGGGGCCGCGACCACCGCGGCCGACGCCTGCCTGCTCGCGCGGCGCGGCGGCCGGGTCGTGCTCACGGGGATGTTCGCCCCGGGGGCCGTCGGCATCGACCCGGTGCACCTGTCGCTGAGCCAGCTCACGGTGCGCAGCGTGTTCGGGGCGTCCTCCGCGTCCTGGTCGTACGCGGTGCGGGCGTTCACCGCGGGGCTGCTCGATCCGGCGGCGCTGATCACGCACGAGTTCCCGCTGGAGCGGTTCGCGGAGGCCGTGGCGCTGGTCGGGGGCGGCGGCGCGGGGACGGGGAAGGTGCTGATGCGCCCCTAG
- a CDS encoding SMP-30/gluconolactonase/LRE family protein produces the protein MSHPRLDVAVREHAALGEGPTWDPVTGRLIWVDILSARIHTYDPADGRRTVMATEQHVGAAKPRAGGGLVVNLRDGVGLYDPDGAFRWLVHDAEPGRRGNDAAVAPDGALWAGTMRYDESEVGGSLTRVAPDGTATRVLPLVACSNGTGWSPDGRLMYYIDTPTRRIDVFDVDGEQVTGRRPFATVEEGAGYPDGLTVDADGAVWVALWDGAAVRRYTADGRLDRVVELPVRRPTACAFGGRDLRDLYISTARTGLDAPHPLSGSLLVLPDAGLGMPGTAFAG, from the coding sequence GTGAGCCACCCGCGCCTCGACGTCGCCGTACGGGAGCACGCCGCACTCGGGGAGGGTCCGACCTGGGATCCGGTCACCGGGCGGCTGATCTGGGTCGACATCCTCTCCGCCCGCATCCACACCTACGATCCGGCCGACGGCCGGCGGACCGTCATGGCCACCGAACAGCATGTCGGCGCGGCCAAGCCACGGGCCGGCGGCGGCCTCGTCGTCAACCTGCGCGACGGCGTCGGCCTCTACGACCCGGACGGCGCCTTCCGCTGGCTCGTCCATGACGCCGAGCCGGGACGGCGCGGGAACGACGCCGCGGTGGCGCCGGACGGGGCGCTCTGGGCGGGCACCATGCGCTACGACGAATCGGAGGTCGGCGGCAGCCTCACCCGCGTCGCCCCCGACGGCACGGCCACCCGGGTGCTGCCGCTGGTGGCCTGCAGCAACGGCACCGGATGGAGCCCGGACGGCCGGCTGATGTACTACATCGACACACCGACCCGCCGGATCGACGTCTTCGACGTGGACGGCGAACAGGTCACCGGCCGACGCCCGTTCGCGACCGTCGAGGAGGGCGCGGGCTACCCCGACGGCCTCACGGTCGACGCCGACGGGGCCGTCTGGGTCGCCCTGTGGGACGGCGCCGCGGTGCGCCGCTACACGGCCGACGGCAGGCTGGACCGCGTCGTCGAGCTGCCGGTGCGACGGCCCACGGCCTGCGCCTTCGGCGGCCGTGACCTGCGCGACCTCTACATCTCCACCGCCCGCACCGGTCTCGACGCACCGCACCCGCTCTCGGGATCGCTGCTGGTCCTGCCGGACGCCGGCCTGGGCATGCCCGGCACGGCCTTCGCGGGCTGA